In Nicotiana tabacum cultivar K326 chromosome 17, ASM71507v2, whole genome shotgun sequence, one DNA window encodes the following:
- the LOC107777103 gene encoding bifunctional riboflavin kinase/FMN phosphatase-like isoform X2, with the protein MFVERTLKKLVSGVILDLDGTLLNTDGVVSEILKAFIVKYGKQWDGREAPKIVGKTPTEAAAAVVEDYGLPLSTDEFLSQFYPMLSDQWRNIKALPGANRLINHLSGHGVPMALVSNSSRSNIETKIFHHQGWKESFSAIVGGDEVKAGKPSPEIFLEAAERLNMDPSSFLIIEDSIPGVTAGKAAGMAVVAVPSLAKQSHSYTSADEVITSLLDLQLEKWGLPAFQDRIEGTLSLEPWYIGGPVIKGFGRGSKVLGIPTANLSPEGYSALLSEHPTGVYFGWAGLSARGVYKMVMSIGWNPYFNNTEKAIEPWLLHGFNEDFYGEELHLVVAGYIRPEVNFSSLEALIAKIHEDMKIAERALELPQYLKYRDDPYLKISLHQDN; encoded by the exons ATGTTTGTTGAACGAACTTTGAAGAAGCTAGTTTCTGGTGTCATCCTTGATTTGGATGGTACACTTCTTAATACAG ATGGTGTTGTGAGCGAGATTTTAAAGGCTTTCATAGTTAAGTATGGAAAGCAATGGGATGGGAGAGAAGCTCCTAAAATAGTCGGGAAAACCCCTACAGAAGCTGCAGCTGCAGTTGTCGAAGATTATGGGCTCCCATTATCAACAGATGAATTTCTTTCACAATTTTACCCAATGCTCTCTGACCA GTGGCGCAATATCAAAGCTCTTCCAGGGGCCAATCGGTTGATTAACCATTTGAGTGGTCATGGTGTACCCATGGCATTGGTTTCAAATTCTTCTCGGTCTAACATAGAGACCAAAATTTTTCATCATCAGG GATGGAAAGAATCATTTTCAGCCATTGTTGGAGGAGACGAAGTGAAAGCTGGAAAGCCATCTCCGGAAAT ATTTCTTGAAGCAGCTGAAAGACTCAACATGGATCCATCCAGCTTTCTTATCATTGAAGATTCAAT ACCAGGTGTCACTGCTGGTAAGGCTGCTGGAATGGCAGTTGTTGCTGTACCATCTCTTGCAAAGCAGTCTCATAGTTATACTTCCGCTGATGAAGTGATCACTTCTCTTCTAGATTTGCAACTAGAAAAGTGGGGATTACCTGCATTTCAAGATA GAATAGAAGGTACTTTGTCTTTAGAACCTTGGTATATAGGTGGTCCTGTCATTAAGGGATTTGGGCGCGGCTCAAAAGTTCTTGGGATCCCCACAG CTAATTTATCCCCAGAAGGTTATTCAGCCCTTCTTTCAGAACATCCAACGGGTGTATATTTTGGATGGGCAGGATTATCAGCTCGTGGTGTTTACAAGATGGTCATGAGCATTGGTTGGAATCCATATTTTAATAACACAGAGAAAGCTATA GAGCCATGGTTGCTTCATGGCTTCAATGAGGACTTTTATGGTGAGGAATTGCACCTAGTTGTTGCGGGCTATATACGGCCGGAG GTCAACTTTTCATCACTTGAAGCCTTGATAGCCAAGATTCACGAGGACATGAAGATTGCAGAAAGAGCTCTCGAACTTCCTCAATACTTGAAGTACAGGGACGATCCATACCTTAAAATCTCTTTGCATCAGGACAATTGA
- the LOC107777103 gene encoding bifunctional riboflavin kinase/FMN phosphatase-like isoform X1, whose protein sequence is MSSKSTKILLLMFVERTLKKLVSGVILDLDGTLLNTDGVVSEILKAFIVKYGKQWDGREAPKIVGKTPTEAAAAVVEDYGLPLSTDEFLSQFYPMLSDQWRNIKALPGANRLINHLSGHGVPMALVSNSSRSNIETKIFHHQGWKESFSAIVGGDEVKAGKPSPEIFLEAAERLNMDPSSFLIIEDSIPGVTAGKAAGMAVVAVPSLAKQSHSYTSADEVITSLLDLQLEKWGLPAFQDRIEGTLSLEPWYIGGPVIKGFGRGSKVLGIPTANLSPEGYSALLSEHPTGVYFGWAGLSARGVYKMVMSIGWNPYFNNTEKAIEPWLLHGFNEDFYGEELHLVVAGYIRPEVNFSSLEALIAKIHEDMKIAERALELPQYLKYRDDPYLKISLHQDN, encoded by the exons ATGAGTTCAAAGTCTACAAAG ATATTGCTCTTGATGTTTGTTGAACGAACTTTGAAGAAGCTAGTTTCTGGTGTCATCCTTGATTTGGATGGTACACTTCTTAATACAG ATGGTGTTGTGAGCGAGATTTTAAAGGCTTTCATAGTTAAGTATGGAAAGCAATGGGATGGGAGAGAAGCTCCTAAAATAGTCGGGAAAACCCCTACAGAAGCTGCAGCTGCAGTTGTCGAAGATTATGGGCTCCCATTATCAACAGATGAATTTCTTTCACAATTTTACCCAATGCTCTCTGACCA GTGGCGCAATATCAAAGCTCTTCCAGGGGCCAATCGGTTGATTAACCATTTGAGTGGTCATGGTGTACCCATGGCATTGGTTTCAAATTCTTCTCGGTCTAACATAGAGACCAAAATTTTTCATCATCAGG GATGGAAAGAATCATTTTCAGCCATTGTTGGAGGAGACGAAGTGAAAGCTGGAAAGCCATCTCCGGAAAT ATTTCTTGAAGCAGCTGAAAGACTCAACATGGATCCATCCAGCTTTCTTATCATTGAAGATTCAAT ACCAGGTGTCACTGCTGGTAAGGCTGCTGGAATGGCAGTTGTTGCTGTACCATCTCTTGCAAAGCAGTCTCATAGTTATACTTCCGCTGATGAAGTGATCACTTCTCTTCTAGATTTGCAACTAGAAAAGTGGGGATTACCTGCATTTCAAGATA GAATAGAAGGTACTTTGTCTTTAGAACCTTGGTATATAGGTGGTCCTGTCATTAAGGGATTTGGGCGCGGCTCAAAAGTTCTTGGGATCCCCACAG CTAATTTATCCCCAGAAGGTTATTCAGCCCTTCTTTCAGAACATCCAACGGGTGTATATTTTGGATGGGCAGGATTATCAGCTCGTGGTGTTTACAAGATGGTCATGAGCATTGGTTGGAATCCATATTTTAATAACACAGAGAAAGCTATA GAGCCATGGTTGCTTCATGGCTTCAATGAGGACTTTTATGGTGAGGAATTGCACCTAGTTGTTGCGGGCTATATACGGCCGGAG GTCAACTTTTCATCACTTGAAGCCTTGATAGCCAAGATTCACGAGGACATGAAGATTGCAGAAAGAGCTCTCGAACTTCCTCAATACTTGAAGTACAGGGACGATCCATACCTTAAAATCTCTTTGCATCAGGACAATTGA
- the LOC107777103 gene encoding bifunctional riboflavin kinase/FMN phosphatase-like isoform X3: MSSKSTKILLLMFVERTLKKLVSGVILDLDGTLLNTDGVVSEILKAFIVKYGKQWDGREAPKIVGKTPTEAAAAVVEDYGLPLSTDEFLSQFYPMLSDQWRNIKALPGANRLINHLSGHGVPMALVSNSSRSNIETKIFHHQGWKESFSAIVGGDEVKAGKPSPEIFLEAAERLNMDPSSFLIIEDSIPGVTAGKAAGMAVVAVPSLAKQSHSYTSADEVITSLLDLQLEKWGLPAFQDRIEGTLSLEPWYIGGPVIKGFGRGSKVLGIPTGLSARGVYKMVMSIGWNPYFNNTEKAIEPWLLHGFNEDFYGEELHLVVAGYIRPEVNFSSLEALIAKIHEDMKIAERALELPQYLKYRDDPYLKISLHQDN, encoded by the exons ATGAGTTCAAAGTCTACAAAG ATATTGCTCTTGATGTTTGTTGAACGAACTTTGAAGAAGCTAGTTTCTGGTGTCATCCTTGATTTGGATGGTACACTTCTTAATACAG ATGGTGTTGTGAGCGAGATTTTAAAGGCTTTCATAGTTAAGTATGGAAAGCAATGGGATGGGAGAGAAGCTCCTAAAATAGTCGGGAAAACCCCTACAGAAGCTGCAGCTGCAGTTGTCGAAGATTATGGGCTCCCATTATCAACAGATGAATTTCTTTCACAATTTTACCCAATGCTCTCTGACCA GTGGCGCAATATCAAAGCTCTTCCAGGGGCCAATCGGTTGATTAACCATTTGAGTGGTCATGGTGTACCCATGGCATTGGTTTCAAATTCTTCTCGGTCTAACATAGAGACCAAAATTTTTCATCATCAGG GATGGAAAGAATCATTTTCAGCCATTGTTGGAGGAGACGAAGTGAAAGCTGGAAAGCCATCTCCGGAAAT ATTTCTTGAAGCAGCTGAAAGACTCAACATGGATCCATCCAGCTTTCTTATCATTGAAGATTCAAT ACCAGGTGTCACTGCTGGTAAGGCTGCTGGAATGGCAGTTGTTGCTGTACCATCTCTTGCAAAGCAGTCTCATAGTTATACTTCCGCTGATGAAGTGATCACTTCTCTTCTAGATTTGCAACTAGAAAAGTGGGGATTACCTGCATTTCAAGATA GAATAGAAGGTACTTTGTCTTTAGAACCTTGGTATATAGGTGGTCCTGTCATTAAGGGATTTGGGCGCGGCTCAAAAGTTCTTGGGATCCCCACAG GATTATCAGCTCGTGGTGTTTACAAGATGGTCATGAGCATTGGTTGGAATCCATATTTTAATAACACAGAGAAAGCTATA GAGCCATGGTTGCTTCATGGCTTCAATGAGGACTTTTATGGTGAGGAATTGCACCTAGTTGTTGCGGGCTATATACGGCCGGAG GTCAACTTTTCATCACTTGAAGCCTTGATAGCCAAGATTCACGAGGACATGAAGATTGCAGAAAGAGCTCTCGAACTTCCTCAATACTTGAAGTACAGGGACGATCCATACCTTAAAATCTCTTTGCATCAGGACAATTGA
- the LOC107777105 gene encoding uncharacterized protein LOC107777105 translates to MQKIDPILVDEVDSDDEWITEKEDHVLPEEPSWLDEENLFDVDFIKMMPCTPYEDELIHDLTIDVGGIQNTTESGPFNKKQKAIETSDIQRGYSSTQVQREEGLQDVVILDEARWTNTNTLNLNDDGDEMLASHFDSD, encoded by the exons ATGCAGAAGATTGATCCTATTTTAGTTGATGAAGTTGATTCGGATGATGAATGGATTACTGAAAAAGAAGATCATGTACTTCCTGAAGAACCTTCGTGGCTTGACGAAGAGAACTTATTTGATGTTGATTTTATTAAAATGATGCCATGTACTCCATATGAGGATGAGCTTATTCACGATCTTACAATTGATGTTGGTGGTATACAAAATACAACTGAATCAGGTCCTTTTAACAAAAAGCAGAAAGCAATTGAGACTTCAG aTATACAGAGAGGCTATTCTTCTACACAAGTTCAGAGAGAGGAAGGACTACAAGACGTGGTGATTCTTGACGAAGCAAGATGGACTAATACAAATACTTTGAATTTGAATGACGATGGGGATGAGATGCTTGCATCGCACTTTGATAGCGATTGA